In Lytechinus variegatus isolate NC3 chromosome 6, Lvar_3.0, whole genome shotgun sequence, the DNA window GGTCAAGCCGCAGAGAACAGATTCCTTCTATCGGACACCAGGACAAGTTCTCTCTCTAACGACCAACCTAACATTCGTAAGTCAACACTTCTTTAGTCCCACATGATGCTTCAAGGAGATTGTTGAGAAATGCGAGAAATCAGCGTATTTGACCATCCTGAGATTGGTTAAATGTGTTATGTGGAAGGGTAGTGGTGGAGCAGTTCTGAGTCTCGTCTTGTAGACAGAGGGTTTTAGGTTTGAATCCcaccaaaattgctcaaaaaaaagaatttgtgtACAAGTCCAAAGAAAATAGTGTTTTAGCCAAAGTTCATAAATGTATCTCTATTTATCTGTTTactaattaaaatcaattaatttcttcttgtttatggtcaaaataaagtccgctacaatttcctttgaaaaaaaacaatgaaaaatgaaaagttgaaaaacaaagaaatacataagaaatttagaaaacaataaaatacataggaaaataaagtacatttgatcagattcctaTAATGAGTCtgaaccaaaaattagcattttaggagtattatttagttaattagagcaaacttttattttatgcctaaattagcataattagcgGTGAGATTTTTCCCAGAATTTGAGCGTATAGTTTTGTAGACTTTGCCATGGGTAAtacgtgtgccaattttcgtcgtgATCGTGGATGTAAAAGGATGTAAATCATGAGCAAATGCACAAGTGTTTTTCAATTGCCAGGTTTAAGTGTGTAAAATCAAGTTTTCATACCGTCCTTGTTCATTGCAGGACACTCCAGGAGCAGCGCTTGAGGAGAAGTTCCGTCATCTAAGACACACTCCATTGTCCTCACCTCTCCTTACAGCTGTCAGCAGACAAGGCCTGCCTCGCCCTAATAGTTATGGTGAGCGGCTCTCTGAGGTAACCCAGGAGAAACATCTTCACCAAACCTCCCACGATAATGATTCGCATCGCGGAACGGAAGGTGTAAGTGTATGTCTCTCAGAAAGGATAAGATCTACAAATGAAAGGTCTCAGGGTTCAGGATATCTCCAGGAAGTTCTAGGATCTGAAGGTCAGAGGTCAGGTCGAGTTGGGAGTATGGCTGCGAGACAGCAAGGACGAGCGAGAGACGTCGTGTTTGAGACTCCAGTAGGGCGGGCACCTGTGAGTCGCCCCTCGATTCATTTAAGCTTCAGCGATGAACGGAGACGGTCAGGTCCTGAGGCTGATCAACAACCATTGCAGAAGGGGTACTCCATGGCTTCCTCACCAACTGAAGATGTTCCAGTGATGGGGTCAGGAAGCAGTGCTCGGGGCAAGAAGAGACATCTCTCCGAGGTAGAGATGAGCCCAGTGTTACAGCCACCCAAAGGCTGCGTCAGGATGCTTAGATCTGGCTCTCACAGCGGTTTGACGTCAGAGATCAGGGGGCTGAGTCTCAAACTGTTTGTGGCAGATGGAGATGACGAGTCAAACACAGATGGCCATGGGAGCAGGCTCAGTGATACAGGAAGCCTCGACAGTAGCCTGAGTCTTCAGGATGTGGAGTCAAGACGAGACAAAAGCATGGAAGAAGTAGCCCCAGCAGGTTCAGAGATGGTTGGCAACATAGACTTGCAAGGAGATATCAACAGGGACAGTTGCTACGGAAGCGCGTCAAGAACATCAACTGGCCAAGACTTGGAGGATATTATCAGCAACAATGATGCCTCAATGAGAAGTACAGTTCAACATGATAGACGTGGCTCTAATGAATCTGGTCTAGCTGGTGACAAGAGTATCGAATCTATCACTTCAGATTGGACAACGGATGGCTTTGACTCAGAACATGCATTGCTTGATCGGGGACAGTCCAGTCACAAAGAAGTAGGAGGCATTCCTGGACATGACAATGTCAGTGCAGGAGAAGATCCCGTTGGTCATGATAGATCAAGACTCAGTTCCTCATTTGGTCCAGAAAACAGTGACAGCAGTCTCTCGGGACTTGATCTGGATGCATCAAGGTCATCGACTACTGGCCATGCAGAGAAAGAAGGTGTCAAAGTTCGGAGGTCATCTGGAAAGAAGAACGTCAGCTTTGACCTGGAGGTCAGTGTAGATCACGCGTCCGAAGCAGCGGATTTGAAAATACCAGTTGGCTTGTCGCCGTCTGGCCATGATAATGGACAACACCCGAAGGGACAGGTGATGTCAAGTCCGACGGAGGATGGGAGGAGTCACAGTATGTTGTCCCACCAATCAAATTGCAGTGTGAAGTCATGTGATCAGCAGGAGAGGAGTGCTTTCTCTGACCTTACAAACTTTTCACCGGATGAACCTGCCAGGCTGAGCATGAAACCAGTGAGTTGGATTCCATTAATGATATCAAGAATCAGGCCGAATGCTTCATTAGAATGAGATGTTCCCTTAATATTTCATGTGTTTTATTGGCTATGAAATCAAATCATGAACATCCCTCTATATCAGCGAAGCACTGAAATATCAGAGAGTTGATAAGATTGAGGAATTTTGATCGTCAAAGTAAACAATCCTGTGAGCACTTTACATTGTATATCACTTCTCATTGTAGTGTTGAAAATGAGAGTTTTAATGCATTATTTGACAAGAAATCTGCCTCgtaattctattttattatcttttgGATGAGGTTTGGAAAAGTAGATATTACTTCAATCAACCTAATCCAACTCGGGTCAACCCTAAGAATTTCCCCCTCCCCGCATTGGAAATTAATGAGTGCAACAAGCGATTTTTTCCTCAtcacacccccccaaaaaatcaaaTAGAATGCTAATTATCTCTACGCCTGCCACAGCAACATTAAAGTATATAGAAATTCAATTTCCTACACACAGCGTAATAATGGTATTTGCATTAATACTGTTTGATTGaagatcatgcaaaaaatagcCCCCAAATTCAGCATTCATCCAAAGGTGAAAAATACACCCCCCCTCCTCTTTATGTTGGCCTATTGTTACCTACCCTGTCATTTTTTACATTCTATTTTTTCCCAAATCTTGTAGAGGAATGCCTCAACCCCTGGCCCCCAGGGAACGAGTCACACCCCTCTACGAATAGCATTCCGGACCCCAGGAAAACTAGCCTACGTCACACCTGC includes these proteins:
- the LOC121417112 gene encoding serine/threonine-protein kinase greatwall-like, producing the protein MTNMLSPSSSNVNSELTKTDSQMHQAPTIDEFSIIKPISRGAFGKVYLAYRKGREKEKLFAIKAMKKSDMINKNMAAQVTAERDALALSKSPFIVHLYYSIQTTKYIYLVMEYLIGGDVKSLLHVCGYFDERTALMYTAEVVLALEYLHKHNIIHRDLKPDNMLISNDGHIKLTDFGLSKISMDHKINITDILGTPSVVKPQRTDSFYRTPGQVLSLTTNLTFDTPGAALEEKFRHLRHTPLSSPLLTAVSRQGLPRPNSYGERLSEVTQEKHLHQTSHDNDSHRGTEGVSVCLSERIRSTNERSQGSGYLQEVLGSEGQRSGRVGSMAARQQGRARDVVFETPVGRAPVSRPSIHLSFSDERRRSGPEADQQPLQKGYSMASSPTEDVPVMGSGSSARGKKRHLSEVEMSPVLQPPKGCVRMLRSGSHSGLTSEIRGLSLKLFVADGDDESNTDGHGSRLSDTGSLDSSLSLQDVESRRDKSMEEVAPAGSEMVGNIDLQGDINRDSCYGSASRTSTGQDLEDIISNNDASMRSTVQHDRRGSNESGLAGDKSIESITSDWTTDGFDSEHALLDRGQSSHKEVGGIPGHDNVSAGEDPVGHDRSRLSSSFGPENSDSSLSGLDLDASRSSTTGHAEKEGVKVRRSSGKKNVSFDLEVSVDHASEAADLKIPVGLSPSGHDNGQHPKGQVMSSPTEDGRSHSMLSHQSNCSVKSCDQQERSAFSDLTNFSPDEPARLSMKPRNASTPGPQGTSHTPLRIAFRTPGKLAYVTPARIRYKTPGRGDLITPGPTPLRSPKSCRRRPLQAASGQPQEERILGTPDYLAPELLLQQPHCVGVDWWALGVCLYEFLIGIPPFCDNSPDLVFQNILSRELSWPEGDEAISVIAQDLIEKLLTLAPEQRPIAIDVKQHEFLNELDWDHVRELEPPFVPAPDDETDTTYFDARNKACNLDLSCGSFAS